Genomic window (Temnothorax longispinosus isolate EJ_2023e chromosome 3, Tlon_JGU_v1, whole genome shotgun sequence):
AAGATGCGCACTAAGAGTGCCCCGTTGGGTAAAACGTTTGTCGCAGATTTTGCAGCTGTAAGGCTTTTCACCAGTGTGAGTTCGCCGATGTTTAACCAGATATACCCTGGCGCTAAACGCCTTGCCACAAAACTCGCAAATCTCTGGTTTCTCGCCAGTGTGAATCCTAATATGAGTCTTCATGTATTGTCGCCTGATTAGCTTGCCACATACTTCACATGCCACTTGACCCTCGCCCGTATGAGTCCACATGTGCTCCTTGTGGCAATAGCTATAAAACGTCTCGAAGCTGCATATATCGCACTTGAATTTCTTCCTCGTCTCGGGCTGACTGTGAAGCTTCATATGAATTCGGAGGTAAGTTCGATTGCCGAAGGTCTTATGGCAGATCTCGCAGATGCATGTCTTCTGATCGGTGTGCATGCTCATGTGAGTTTTCAGATTTGCCTTTAAGTAGAAGCCTTTATTACAAATGTTGCAGAATTCCGTAAATTCCTTATTGTGTCGCCTCATGTGcattcttaaataataatctgacGTCAGCTTCGCACCGCACACATTACAAATGTGCGGTTCACTATGCAACGTTTTGTGCACGTTCAAATaccttttcttcttaaatacTTTGTCACACTGGTCACATTTAATGACATTTTCCGATTCCTTGTTCTCTTCTCGGCTCttgtctttctttttcgtgactatttttttaaattcctgTTTCTTCTGTATATTtagaagatattttttctgtatatttagAGGATATTTTATCTGTATGTCTAGAGGATATTTTATCTGTACGTCTAAAGGATATTTTTTCTGTATGTCTAGAGGATCCTTTTTCTGTATGTCTAGAAGATCTTCTTTTTGTATGTCCAGAGAATCTATTTTCTGTATGTCTAGAGGATTACAATGTATCTGGCGATGCTTGATCAATTGCAACTCTTTCACGAACATCTGTCCACATATGTCACACTTGTGTTTCTTTTCTGCTTGGCGCAACGCTTCTCGGGTTCTAAGTATCGATTGCTCCGTTCTATGCCTTATCAAACAGGCTTCTGTATCAAAATCTTCGTTGCATGAATCACAGTAGTACGAGTTTACCTTCTGAACAAGAATAGTTTTGCCGCCAATCTCTTGAAGGATAACGAAGGACGTAAGACCTTGAGCTTCCTtttttatcgcaatttttttctgttgtgTCCTGGAACTCCAGT
Coding sequences:
- the LOC139810155 gene encoding uncharacterized protein isoform X6 — encoded protein: MSSLGNLDLCRLCLVKDRVSVPIFEGEGDVRQIFLKITACLPVKVNREDKLPKKICDDCVYKVELCYQFWHTTANAEKQLLQWLGEVNMEDKQGYNVLNPNGMKEQNNENRLDGTVMQQVSEHQNNMNMGMMDNMGLSMPIMISSNAQQQITSVPMDNSGSSVQNVQPVAGPSTQTTHDQITQNQTDTPTQQEEEEESSEEEENSDDECDGDEGLPIKEESEEDPNNSRTIEPTTFVNVSLACDEAGPSGLQQQKIADMPEMVMSQTADVDPKTGTKNWSSRTQQKKIAIKKEAQGLTSFVILQEIGGKTILVQKVNSYYCDSCNEDFDTEACLIRHRTEQSILRTREALRQAEKKHKCDICGQMFVKELQLIKHRQIHCNPLDIQKIDSLDIQKEDLLDIQKKDPLDIQKKYPLDVQIKYPLDIQIKYPLNIQKKYLLNIQKKQEFKKIVTKKKDKSREENKESENVIKCDQCDKVFKKKRYLNVHKTLHSEPHICNVCGAKLTSDYYLRMHMRRHNKEFTEFCNICNKGFYLKANLKTHMSMHTDQKTCICEICHKTFGNRTYLRIHMKLHSQPETRKKFKCDICSFETFYSYCHKEHMWTHTGEGQVACEVCGKLIRRQYMKTHIRIHTGEKPEICEFCGKAFSARVYLVKHRRTHTGEKPYSCKICDKRFTQRGTLSAHLRRHENPE